In Candidatus Deferrimicrobiaceae bacterium, the genomic window GTTCTTCACGTTTTGGGGGAAAAAGAGGGAAATCAGGAAAACCCCTGCCATCGCCGATGTGCCGGCGACCAGCAGGGGAATCGGCATCTTTGGGGCGCCGGGTCCCGCCTTGTTCTGCTCGGCGGCCCTGCCCGGAGCCGTTGTTGTTTTCGCCATCTCCATTCGCGTCCATCCGGAAACGATCGAGTTTCCTGTATCTTATCGGAATATAATCGGAAAACTTTAACACATTCGCCACGCAGAGGCCGCCCGGCCGCCGGGCGCGGCGGTCGAACCGGGGGAACCTCTCCGGGGAGCCAGGTTCACGCCATTGACAAGGGGATGAAAGAATCCTTACATCGATCCGGTTCCGAGATCGGGACTATCCCAAACAGGATATCCGCGAGTAGAATTTCAGGAGGGAACACCGGACCGGTTTCGCCGCGGGGCGGCGGAGGCCGGTCCTTGCTCCCCGAAGCGGAAGGAGGGGCAGGGCGTTTTCGATGTCCATGATTTCCGACAGGGTCAGGTCCCTCGGGATGCGGATGACGCTGGTATGGGCTGGGCTTGCCGCGGCCCTGCTGCTCTCGATTTCCCTGGCCGCCGGTCTGTGTCCCGAAGAATGCAAGGCGACCTATCAATGGACGATCTTCGGGATGCCGTTTCCCTTCTTCGGGATCGGATTCTTCGCGATTTGCCTTCTTCTGTTCCATCTCCGTGACCGTCCCCCGGCCCGGGTCCTCCTCGCGTTTCTGATCGCCGGCGCGTGGGGGGCCGAAGCCACGTTTCTCTACGTGCAGCATTCCGTCATCAAAATCTGGTGCCCGATATGCCTCGCCGTGGCATTATGTGTCTTGCTGGCGGGGATTGCCCTCGTCATCGCCTGGTTCCCGGGCATGAGGAAACCATTCGGATCGGGGAGAGGGGCATCGATGCGGTATCTGTCGAGAGGGGCTTTTCTCGCGGCGGTGATGATCGCGGGTTCGTATATTTCCTTCCTCGGATTGGGAAACCCCGCCGCTTCCCACGCGGAAACGCTCCCGCTGGCCCTTGGGAAGCTGGACTCCGACGTGGAAGTCTACGTGTTCACCGACTGGTTCTGTCCCGCCTGCCGGAAGGCGGAACCGGATATGGAAAGGGCGTATCCGGACATCATGACGAGGGCGAAGCTCTTGTTCATCGATATCCCCATCCACATCGAAACGATGAATTTCCTCCCCTACAACCTGAGTTTCCTCGTCCGGGAGAAGGCGAAATACCTCGAGATCCGGAAGACACTCCTTCGCCTGGCGGAGAGGACGAAGGAGCCCACTCCGGAAGATATCCAGAAAGCCGTCGCTCCGTTGGGAGTCACCTACCGGCCGCTGAATTATGCGGACGTGAACGCGGGGGTTCAATATTTCCAGTCGGTGACGCAGGCCTTCCGGGTAGAGGGGACACCCGCCATGGCGGTGTACAACCGGAAGACGAAAACCACCCGGGTGCTCAACGGCACGCAGGATCTTTCCTATTCGTACATCCTCATGGCGGTCTCGGGAGTCGCGCCACCGTAATTTCGGCAGGGGGGCGGCTCAGAAGCTCTTCCGGGTCTCGACGAGGAGCTACGCGCGGTCGATCGCTCCGTCCCCCGCCAGGGAGGCAAAGAACAGCC contains:
- a CDS encoding vitamin K epoxide reductase family protein gives rise to the protein MSMISDRVRSLGMRMTLVWAGLAAALLLSISLAAGLCPEECKATYQWTIFGMPFPFFGIGFFAICLLLFHLRDRPPARVLLAFLIAGAWGAEATFLYVQHSVIKIWCPICLAVALCVLLAGIALVIAWFPGMRKPFGSGRGASMRYLSRGAFLAAVMIAGSYISFLGLGNPAASHAETLPLALGKLDSDVEVYVFTDWFCPACRKAEPDMERAYPDIMTRAKLLFIDIPIHIETMNFLPYNLSFLVREKAKYLEIRKTLLRLAERTKEPTPEDIQKAVAPLGVTYRPLNYADVNAGVQYFQSVTQAFRVEGTPAMAVYNRKTKTTRVLNGTQDLSYSYILMAVSGVAPP